One segment of Plasmodium relictum strain SGS1 genome assembly, chromosome: 3 DNA contains the following:
- the DPAP3 gene encoding dipeptidyl aminopeptidase 3, putative — translation MIFILFFFLIFLNYIKCDVPVHCLSRHVEGKWEIKLGLLKNKNSESKKLQISKKGILEDNLNEPNYDYECGYRRPDNSDFHDYLNPEKIKENFEEKKKKVIVFNNDRTINIIENNHINYKYNGYWRIIYDEALYIEIYKDNKKKEIYFSFFKFKEKGDVSYSYCNNLIIGIVNIYYLNYNYINKGRNFTSLVYNSIGKNKNINFIKYNNIKKNLLKNRKNLNSKRNDLYVLNKNVNYSEIKYVPISYKSSDNYYNIFLQKKKNKKIIKEKYFYELIDYYNDNFINFNFLTMDRYCWYGKKLSVASDMPTNKIPSDIVSPLVVDVNMHNKNYEMFKLLKEEKKDKNQEKNVGIIEEESEELNEEKKEGNNIFSLNLFSNNISKKFKKNRLLDIYDNKNITLSNFDWTNEGDVRKRLGNFIKIVDNAIDQKNCGSCYANSAALIINSRLRIKYNYIKNIDFLFFSKEQLLICDYFNQGCSGGYIYISLKYAYENFLYTDKCFKRYMNKYINKDEKNNFLCDRFDTFKIFLHKRNDVKKEEKDSTFVINMKKKKKKKFLENLENIIIENIKLHNNSSENELKNDVEKTDNFNNVEVSNSEINEKKENENDYGENNDDSDYDENDYDDSNNNDDSDYDENDYDDSNNNDDSDYDENDNDDNNNDDSDYDENDNDDNNNDDSDERSQKYDEELNEDYILMNKKIYEKNKLDFKYINSCDVKIKVRKFEYLDIEDEENLKKYIYYNGPIAAAIEPSKEFFRYKKGILKENFIKMHDGNKSNAYIWNKVDHAVVIVGWGEDTVENFMKENYLNDSDMDDIFDIKEKEKNKIIKYWKILNSWGTNWGNNGYFYILRDQNYYNIKSYLLLCDVNLFIKKSHKKK, via the exons ATGATTttcatccttttttttttcctaatttttttgaattatataaaatgtgACGTTCCAGTTCATTGTTTAAGTAGACATGTAGAAGGTAAGTGGGAAATTAAattaggtttattaaaaaataaaaattcagaaAGCAAAAAATTgcaaatttcaaaaaaaggCATCCTTGAAGATAATTTGAATGAACCTAATTATGATTATGAATGTGGGTATAGGAGACCTGATAATTCTGATTTCCATg aCTATCTTAATCCAGAAAAAATCaaagaaaattttgaagaaaaaaaaaaaaaagttattgtTTTCAATAATGATAGaacaataaatataattgaaaataatcatataaattataaatataatggtTATTGGAGAATAATATACGATGAAGCTTTATACATAGAAATATACAaagataacaaaaaaaaagaaatatatttttctttttttaaatttaaagaaaaaggtGATGTGTCTTATAGCTattgtaataatttaattataggtatagtaaatatttattacttgaattataattatataaataagggAAGGAATTTTACTTCCTTGGTGTATAATAGCATAggaaagaataaaaatattaattttataaaatataataatataaaaaaaaatcttttaaaaaataggaaaaatttaaatagtaAGCGAAATgatttatatgtattaaataaaaatgtaaattattCAGAAATAAAGTATGTTCCAATCAGCTATAAAAGCTCAGACAATTactataacatttttttacaaaaaaaaaagaataaaaaaataattaaagaaaaatatttttatgaattaattgattattataatgataattttataaattttaattttctaaCGATGGATAGATATTGTTGGTatggaaaaaaattaagtgtAGCGTCAGACATGCCAACAAACAAAATTCCATCTGACATTGTATCTCCTCTAGTAGTTGATGTGAATATGCATAATAAGAATTATGAAATGTTTAAATTACTAAAagaggaaaaaaaagataaaaatcaAGAGAAAAATGTAGGAATTATTGAAGAGGAAAGTGAAGAactaaatgaagaaaaaaaagaaggaaataatatttttagtttgaatttatttagtaataatatttctaaaaaatttaaaaaaaatagattacttgatatttatgataataaaaacattacATTATCAAACTTTGATTGGACAAATGAAGGTGATGTAAGAAAGAGATTAggtaattttataaaaattgttGATAATGCTATTGATCAGAAAAATTGTGGTTCTTGTTACGCAAATTCAGCTgcattaattattaatagtaGATTAAGGATAaagtataattatataaaaaatattgattttttatttttcagtAAAGAACAATTGTTGATATGTGATTATTTTAATCAGGGATGTTCAGGAggatatatatacatttctttaaaatatgcttacgaaaattttttatatacagaTAAGTGTTTTAAAAGATAcatgaataaatatataaataaggatgaaaaaaataattttctgtGTGATCGATTTGacacttttaaaattttcctgcataaaagaaatgatgtgaaaaaagaagaaaaggaTAGCACTTTTGTAATtaatatgaagaaaaaaaaaaaaaagaaattcttggaaaatttagaaaacataataattgaaaatataaaattgcaTAATAATAGCAGTGAAAATGAATTGAAAAATGATGTAGAAAAAActgataattttaataatgtaGAAGTAAGCAACagtgaaataaatgaaaaaaaagagaatgaAAATGACTATGgtgaaaataatgatgataGTGATTATGATGAAAATGACTATGatgatagtaataataatgatgataGTGATTATGATGAAAATGACTATGatgatagtaataataatgatgatagtgattatgatgaaaatgacaatgatgataataataacgaTGATAGTGATTATGATGAAAATGAcaatgatgataataataatgatgataGTGATGAAAGAAGTCAAAAGTATGATGAAGAATTAAATGAAGACTATAtattaatgaataaaaagatatacgaaaaaaataaattagactttaaatatataaacagCTGTgatgtaaaaattaaagtaaGAAAATTTGAGTATTTAGATAtagaagatgaagaaaatttaaaaaaatatatctactATAATGGTCCTATAGCAGCAGCCATTGAGCCatcaaaagaattttttagatataaaaaaggaatattaaaagaaaacttCATAAAAATGCATGATGGAAATAAGTCAAATGCATACATATGGAATAAAGTTGATCATGCTGTTGTTATAGTTGGATGGGGAGAAGATACAgtagaaaattttatgaaagaaaattatttaaatgattcaGATATGGATGATATATttgatataaaagaaaaagaaaaaaataaaataataaaatattggaaaattttaaatagcTGGGGAACAAACTGGGGTAATAATggctatttttatatattaagagatcaaaattattataacataaaatcataccttttattatgtgatgttaacttatttattaaaaaatcacataaaaaaaaataa